The window AGAAAAGATTGTGGTCCAACTAGTTTTCACCTGCGATTTTCTGGTATTTTGCAGGAAGAATTGAAACAGGAGAAACTGAAGGCgaaggaagaagcagaagaccTTACGCAAGAAATGGCTGAGTTAAGGTATAAGATGACATGTTTGCTTGATGAGGAACGCAAACGCCGTGTGTGCATAGAACAAGCATCATTACAGAGAATAGCCGAGCTAGAAGCACAGGTATTACTTATGTTATAtgcttccttgttttttttttggtcgagtATGTGGAAATGGAATCTAAGTATTGCTTTCTTTCCTCTGTTGTTAAGATCaagagagagacaaacaagACCTCTTCAACTATGATGCTATCTCTACCTGGGTTATGAAAAAAAGTCTTGAGCTTTGATGTTTAGCTTTTATTACACCATTCAACCTTTATCTTCACATTTTCTGAGTCTTATCCATTATCTTTGGATGGATGGATGCGCATTTGGTTGGTGATCTGTATACACATGAAATGGTGGCAGGATGGTCAGAGAAAGCCAGAGGCTTGAAATGTCTAGACGCACAAACAAAAGATGTGTGGGTTAAGAAGAATATATAGCTTTAGAGATTGATGTTTATTGGCTTAATTTGAGTGTACATAATTTGCTTAACTTatattctttctctctttataaattaaaagaagaatatCAAGTCAAAATGtctttatcatattttatctaaagaaaacaaaaataatttactccTGTtagatttatttgttaaaaaaagaaataataatattaataataattgcTAAAGTTTCTCAccagtttcttctctctttaacGGATTTGAAAATTCGAACTCTTTAATCCCTCTTTTTGCTTTGctatcaatcttttttttttttttcttctctgcaaATTCCAGGtacaattttagggttttttttttttgttttggttctggTAATCTTCGAAAGTCGATTTTAGGTCTACTTACTTGATTGTTGGCATAATTGATCTTACGAATCAACCTTCAAAGTTCAGTTTATCTATCCTCTGATATCAATCAATAGCAatctttagtttttgatttCAGGTTTTTGAAATTAGGATTTCCcctgaaccgaaccgaaccttCTTATGTCTGCTAAGAAATTTAGCTTGAACCCTTTTGATGATGATACTGATACTGAtactgatgatgaagatgttgagaaaAGAGTCACTTCATCATCGTTGAATGCACAGAACCGTTACAGGAATGAATCAGGAGGAGGAAATATGGAGAAGGAGAACCAGACGGTTCAGGAACTTGAAAGCTACGCTGTGTCCAAGTCTCAGGAAACTACTAAAACCGTACAAGGGTGTTTGAAAGTAGCTCAAGAGATTAGATCTGATGCTTCTAGGACTTTAGTCATGTTGAATGAGCAAGGAGAGCAGATCACGAGTACTCACCACAAGGCGGTTGACATCGATCATGATCTTACTCGGGTGAGGGAAGTCttgagatttttaaaaccaaaactagtAATCAAGCAGTTCTGTTTTGACTTGGTGATGAACCCTTTTATGGTTTGTTTGCTTTCAGGGTGAGAAGCTTCTTGGAAGCCTTGGAGGCATTTTTTCAAGGACTTGGAAGCCGAAGAAGACTCGTTCGATTACTGGTCCTGTCATAACTAAAGgtttactctttttcttcttttggttgaTCACTTCCAAGGACTAAGTCTTTTGCTTATTACTTTATCTCTAACACTTCGTTTTGTTTTCTGAGCAGGTGATTCCCCTAAGAGAAGAGTTAACCACTTTGAGACTAGGGAAAAACTGGGACTGAACCATCTACCCAAACCACAATCAAGAACCCGTGAACCTCTCCCTGAATCCGCTGATGCTTATCAGAAAATAGAGGTTTGGATTCTCTCCCTTCTTATCTACCTTCTGAAGTTGCACAAGTCGTCTTTATAGTTTACCAAGATTGTAAGAATCATCGTTGTGTGTACAGATGGAGACAGCAAAACAAGATGAAGGCCTTTCAGACTTGAGCGACCTTCTTGGCGAGCTGAAGAATATGGCTGTGGACATGGGAACGGAAATAGAaaggttttcttctcttatcttctaTCAACTCTCTCTGTATACATTCTCTGGGAGTTTCTTTAAAACTGGTTTAAAATTGGCAATTTCAGGCAAAACCATGGACTGGATCATCTTCAAGAAGACGTTGAGGAGCTTAACTACAGAGTCAAACAATCGAACCAACGGGCTCGCCGTTTACTCCGCAAGTAAAACTAGCTCTGCAGAATAAGTTTGAAACATTTTAGTTCGTCAGGCTCCTCCATCCTTCTAACATAGATTTCAATATTTTAGCTCTCATCTTAATGAGGTTGAAACATTTAACAACTCTGCAGAATAAGTAACAAGCAAAGACAGTAGTTGAAACATTTGATTTCAAGTTTAAATTAGGGAACAACTTGAGTTTTGTGTGTGGAAATATGAATAGGatcaggaggaagaagaagaagagacaagagacatgAACACTTGATCTGATTCTAAAGCTTCCATAAACTCCGGAAGTAGACATACTTCCAAATCTAtgcttcctcctccttctcttcccGGATAAGCTGATACCTTCCCATCATACTTACCGCCATAACCACTTCTAGCTGCAACAGCTTTCCCCATCCCAAACTCGCATCCGTACTTGTTAAACCTTGGAGAGCTTCCCATGTGAACAACATTCGGGCTGAAAAATCCATCTAATTTCATAGGAGACTTCAACCATCTATCTATTTCGGCAGAGAGCTTTTCGATAGTGTGTTCGGATACAGCTTGATGCAGCTTCAAAGCAGCCCTTCCAAAGTCATTCCCCAATAAATCACCAACTGTCGTACTCGTTTTCACAAGAGAGACGTACAGCCCAAAGTGATCCATTGGCAATGGTGGATTCATTCTTGATCTGTTGCCAGCAGCAAGCCTGCAAGTAGTTTCTTGATCATTTGCTAGTTTTCTTGCTCTTGTAATGCTTCTCCATATGAATGCGGTTAGCGACTGAAAAGAAGAGATGTTTGTTGTTCCGCATTCTTGATTCGCCTTTGATTTCAGCAACCTCACTGTTTCTGATGAGAAATGGAACATTCTCTCCTTCAAAACAGGCGTTTCGTAAAGACTAATGGACTTATCAGTTTCACTGAAGGGAAGGCTGTAAGTTGGACCGGACATTTCACGAAAGATTGGAGGATTCTTGAGACAGAgcaatttgttgttgttactatCAATGGTGTCTTCTTGTGAATTGAAGATATCGGAAAAAGAGTTGAAGAACTGCCAGAAGGAACTCCCATCTCCAATGGAATGATTCATCGACAATCCTATAAACACTCCATCTACCAATTCTGTTACCTATACAACCGTAAAAGATATTCAGACTTATTAGAAACCATTAGTAAAAGAGTTTCACCTTTTTATTACTACAAATCtgttcatatatttaaataatatacaagAATGAGTATAATGTACCTTGACTGATAAGAGACTCATGGTGTAACCATCGCGGTTGACTGCTTGGTGATGATCAAAAAAAGAATGAACAGCCAAAGCAACATACTTGGATCCAACAATGTCTGATACACTTAGATCTGATTCAGCATGGATAAATCCAGCACCAGGACTGTTACTACAGTCGACAAACACAGAGTGAGATCGTTGACTTTGATCGTCGGTTTCCAAAGTTGAGAGGCGACCCGCGAGAAGATAGAAATGGACAAGTGTTGTGGCAAGCGAGTCTTTGAGCTTCTGCAGCAAAGTCTCCATGAAGTCTTTTGCATCGTCAGATTCAGAAAACGATGgtttgagaaagagaagaccCTTTTGGATGTAATGGGTTGAGAGGATCAAATGATTCAATGGTGAAAAATGGTATGGCTCTTTCCATTTTTCAGGGAGGCTTTTGGGTTTGACGAAGCATTCCGAGATAATCTTTACTTCCgatgaagaagaatccattttctttctctcaagaaaccaaaaacaaaaacaaaaacaaaaagtgtattAAGATAtgcttattttgtttctttccacGTTTCTTTACTTCCCTTAAgtttatataacaattataGACAAGACAACTATAGATAGCTATCATCATCAATGATGTCatcatatatctatattttcatGCATCAGTTGATCTGctggtcatcatcatcagtgaTGTCATCGTATTGTTATAACTACATTAGTTTTAGTTTGTATTAATCTTTTGATTAAATAACACATGAAGGTCAGGAATGATTTCAACGAAGTTCACCAAAAACACTCTTCCAACACAGACAGAAGCAAATCCTGAACCCAAAGCACAATGACGTTATACGTGATTCTTGCCAAAAGTAGAGCTTTGTCGTTTTGGATATGGTTCTTGGTTGGaacatttcaagaaaccaagggGACACAAAAGATTCAGAGGGTAGTTGAATTGAGGATGTGTTTTGGGAACAGATGTTAAAGATTTACTTCTCTGTTTTGTGGTTCTGTTTTCAAGTTTCCTTTTCTAAGTTCTTATAAAAGCGTGTCTAGAATCAAGAGAGTGAGTGAGAGTAATTTGCAAAGAACATAAACTTTATAAACCtcacatttattttgtattaatcttttatttaaatgatacatGCATGGTTTCAACTGAATAACACATAGCCACATAGTAATGATTGGATTTAACCAGCAACACAAATCCAATTTATTTTAGAGATATGATAAGAGCATATATGAActagatcaagaagaagagacatgAGACATGAACTCTTGATCTGATTCCAAAGCTTCCATAAACTCTGGAAGAAGACATACTTCCAAGTCTAtgcttcctcctccttctc is drawn from Camelina sativa cultivar DH55 chromosome 8, Cs, whole genome shotgun sequence and contains these coding sequences:
- the LOC104708314 gene encoding SNAP25 homologous protein SNAP33-like translates to MSAKKFSLNPFDDDTDTDTDDEDVEKRVTSSSLNAQNRYRNESGGGNMEKENQTVQELESYAVSKSQETTKTVQGCLKVAQEIRSDASRTLVMLNEQGEQITSTHHKAVDIDHDLTRGEKLLGSLGGIFSRTWKPKKTRSITGPVITKGDSPKRRVNHFETREKLGLNHLPKPQSRTREPLPESADAYQKIEMETAKQDEGLSDLSDLLGELKNMAVDMGTEIERQNHGLDHLQEDVEELNYRVKQSNQRARRLLRK
- the LOC104708316 gene encoding uncharacterized acetyltransferase At3g50280-like, with amino-acid sequence MDSSSSEVKIISECFVKPKSLPEKWKEPYHFSPLNHLILSTHYIQKGLLFLKPSFSESDDAKDFMETLLQKLKDSLATTLVHFYLLAGRLSTLETDDQSQRSHSVFVDCSNSPGAGFIHAESDLSVSDIVGSKYVALAVHSFFDHHQAVNRDGYTMSLLSVKVTELVDGVFIGLSMNHSIGDGSSFWQFFNSFSDIFNSQEDTIDSNNNKLLCLKNPPIFREMSGPTYSLPFSETDKSISLYETPVLKERMFHFSSETVRLLKSKANQECGTTNISSFQSLTAFIWRSITRARKLANDQETTCRLAAGNRSRMNPPLPMDHFGLYVSLVKTSTTVGDLLGNDFGRAALKLHQAVSEHTIEKLSAEIDRWLKSPMKLDGFFSPNVVHMGSSPRFNKYGCEFGMGKAVAARSGYGGKYDGKVSAYPGREGGGSIDLEVCLLPEFMEALESDQVFMSLVSSSSSS